One genomic segment of Carassius auratus strain Wakin chromosome 29, ASM336829v1, whole genome shotgun sequence includes these proteins:
- the pax4 gene encoding paired box protein Pax-4 isoform X2: MCGANSDLGNEGEGSVNQQGGVFLNGRPLPVYKRRLMIELANEGVRPCEISRILKVSNGCVSKILGRFQRTGFIGPKSTGGSRPRLLTPDVISIIAQHKRENPSLFAWEIRQKLATDRVCRGDKVPSVSSINRILKKIHLDVDMVGSSYPNVKHSYTEEQVDEQRSLHTTAQTNQQQLNANLRRTSHRSRTAFTTDQSQRLEEEFIHGLYPDLLTREKLSEETNLPQNTIKVWFSNRRARMRREQKEEQSDCGSLGVTRPGFLGSRNALISLPETSGSSLDGYLAHQSQSTFPLAHQRDKNTFPFAHLNSDAASTCPLDHTESLMPPYHHVNEESVYRIVPFMTDERILMANHSQWASYQTLIG; this comes from the exons ATGTGCGGCGCAAATTCTGATCTGGGAAACGAAG GAGAAGGGAGTGTGAATCAGCAGGGCGGTGTGTTTCTAAACGGCCGTCCTCTTCCCGTCTATAAACGGAGACTGATGATTGAGCTCGCGAACGAGGGCGTGAGACCGTGCGAGATCTCCAGGATACTGAAG GTGTCCAACGGCTGCGTCAGTAAGATTTTGGGCAGGTTTCAGCGCACAGGGTTCATTGGTCCTAAATCAACGGGAGGCAGCAGACCCAGACTCCTGACCCCTGACGTCATCTCCATCATAGCCCAGCACAAGCGGGAGAACCCCTCTCTGTTCGCCTGGGAGATCCGACAGAAACTGGCTACAGATCGAGTCTGCAGAGGAGATAAAGTCCCCAGT GTGTCTTCCATAAACCGGATTCTTAAGAAGATTCATCTAGATGTGGACATGGTGGGCAGTTCATATCCAAATGTAAAACACAGTTACACAG AGGAACAAGTGGATGAGCAGAGGAGCTTACACACAACAGCTCAGACAAATCAGCAACAACTGAACGCGAACCTGCGACGCACCTCTCATCGCAGCAGAACGGCTTTCACCACAGATCAGAGCCAGAGGTTAGAGGAAG AGTTCATCCACGGGCTTTATCCAGACCTGCTGACCAGGGAAAAGCTGTCTGAGGAGACAAACCTTCCGCAGAACACCATAAAG GTTTGGTTCTCCAATCGCAGAGCGAGGATGAGGAGGGAACAAAAGGAAGAACAAAGTGACTGTGGATCACTGG GTGTTACTAGGCCGGGGTTTCTGGGAAGCAGGAATGCTTTGATTTCATTGCCAGAAACATCTGGCAGCTCATTGGACGGTTACTTGGCTCATCAGTCACAATCCACTTTTCCACTGGCCCATCAAAGAGACAAGAACACTTTCCCATTTGCTCATTTGAACTCAGATGCAGCGTCAACATGTCCATTGGATCACACAGAGAGTCTGATGCCGCCATACCACCATGTTAATGAGGAATCAGTTTACCGAATTGTTCCCTTTATGACAGATGAAAGGATCTTAATGGCTAATCATTCACAGTGGGCTTCTTATCAAACTCTGATTGGATAG
- the pax4 gene encoding paired box protein Pax-4 isoform X1, whose protein sequence is MRKAPNDVTCVMYVSGEGSVNQQGGVFLNGRPLPVYKRRLMIELANEGVRPCEISRILKVSNGCVSKILGRFQRTGFIGPKSTGGSRPRLLTPDVISIIAQHKRENPSLFAWEIRQKLATDRVCRGDKVPSVSSINRILKKIHLDVDMVGSSYPNVKHSYTEEQVDEQRSLHTTAQTNQQQLNANLRRTSHRSRTAFTTDQSQRLEEEFIHGLYPDLLTREKLSEETNLPQNTIKVWFSNRRARMRREQKEEQSDCGSLGVTRPGFLGSRNALISLPETSGSSLDGYLAHQSQSTFPLAHQRDKNTFPFAHLNSDAASTCPLDHTESLMPPYHHVNEESVYRIVPFMTDERILMANHSQWASYQTLIG, encoded by the exons ATGCGCAAAGCTCCCAATGATGTAACTTGTGTTATGTATGTGTCAGGAGAAGGGAGTGTGAATCAGCAGGGCGGTGTGTTTCTAAACGGCCGTCCTCTTCCCGTCTATAAACGGAGACTGATGATTGAGCTCGCGAACGAGGGCGTGAGACCGTGCGAGATCTCCAGGATACTGAAG GTGTCCAACGGCTGCGTCAGTAAGATTTTGGGCAGGTTTCAGCGCACAGGGTTCATTGGTCCTAAATCAACGGGAGGCAGCAGACCCAGACTCCTGACCCCTGACGTCATCTCCATCATAGCCCAGCACAAGCGGGAGAACCCCTCTCTGTTCGCCTGGGAGATCCGACAGAAACTGGCTACAGATCGAGTCTGCAGAGGAGATAAAGTCCCCAGT GTGTCTTCCATAAACCGGATTCTTAAGAAGATTCATCTAGATGTGGACATGGTGGGCAGTTCATATCCAAATGTAAAACACAGTTACACAG AGGAACAAGTGGATGAGCAGAGGAGCTTACACACAACAGCTCAGACAAATCAGCAACAACTGAACGCGAACCTGCGACGCACCTCTCATCGCAGCAGAACGGCTTTCACCACAGATCAGAGCCAGAGGTTAGAGGAAG AGTTCATCCACGGGCTTTATCCAGACCTGCTGACCAGGGAAAAGCTGTCTGAGGAGACAAACCTTCCGCAGAACACCATAAAG GTTTGGTTCTCCAATCGCAGAGCGAGGATGAGGAGGGAACAAAAGGAAGAACAAAGTGACTGTGGATCACTGG GTGTTACTAGGCCGGGGTTTCTGGGAAGCAGGAATGCTTTGATTTCATTGCCAGAAACATCTGGCAGCTCATTGGACGGTTACTTGGCTCATCAGTCACAATCCACTTTTCCACTGGCCCATCAAAGAGACAAGAACACTTTCCCATTTGCTCATTTGAACTCAGATGCAGCGTCAACATGTCCATTGGATCACACAGAGAGTCTGATGCCGCCATACCACCATGTTAATGAGGAATCAGTTTACCGAATTGTTCCCTTTATGACAGATGAAAGGATCTTAATGGCTAATCATTCACAGTGGGCTTCTTATCAAACTCTGATTGGATAG